In the Silvanigrella aquatica genome, ATGCACCAGGTAAAAATCCAAAAGAAACCCAGTCCTATGACCATCATTTTAAATTTTTGCAAAGTAGCCACCTCGTGTGTATTGTGTGCAACGTTATAAGGCATCCTTTTGAAGTCATAATGCCTTAATGTGACAAAAATAATTTACTATGACTTGAAACGCTTTACACCTTCGTCGACAGAAGAATGATCCTCATTTAGGATCAGGGCATGGCAAACGAATGCGCGGCGCAAAACATAGAGTAACTGGTAGAAATCAATGCATCTTAAACTTGAAAATTTTGATGGTCCGTTAGACCTTCTCCTGCATCTTATCAAGGCTCAGGAACTCAATATTTTTAATATCCCAATTTTTACGATTACGGAACAGTATCTCAGTTTTTTGAAACAAGTTCCTGAACTCGATTTTTTGACAGCAGGTGAATATTTAGCAATGGCTGCTCAATTAATTGAAATTAAAGCAAACTTGTTGATTCCCGTATTACAGAAAAATTCAAATTTGCAAGCGGAAAGCATTGAAGAAATTGCTGAAGAAGATCCAAGAAAACTTTTAGTAGAGCAGCTGTTAGAATATGAAGCATTTAAAAAAGCTTCCGAAATTTTACAGACATTAAATGCAAATGTGCAAGATGTATTTCCTACAGGAGAATTCAAACGGAGAGAAGAAGAATTTTCCCAATTTGAGCACCCTATTAAAGGAAATCCTTTTGAATTGATCATTTCATTGGAAAGAATTTTATTAAAATATTCAAATCAAAATACTCCAAAAGTTATGGTTCGTGCTCAAAAAATAACCATTCAGCAAAAAATGGAATTGATTAAAAAAAGACTTGAAGAATCTGAAATCGTTACTTTAAAAAATCTTATAGCTGATTGTTTATCGCGATATGAATTGATTGTGGTTATAATGGCTGTATTAGAATTGTGTAAAGCAAATCATGTAAACTTATCTCAGGCAGAAATGTTTGCTGAAGTTGAATTGACAAAGGGTTATAAATTTTATGAAGATACCTCTACTCTTCAAGATGTTGAAGTACAACCCTAATATGTTCTCTATAAGCAACGCTCAACGGGTATTCTGTATCATTTAAACGAATTTCGAGGCGGGCGTGTGTGATATTTTCCTTTGAAATAGCGTTATGAATATTGTGAATTTCATCATCCATCATCTCAGAAAAATGAATATCCTTATCAAGGAGTTCATGCATTTTGACCTGCATTTTTTTGATTTCTTCAATTCCTTCATATCTTTTTGATAATTGACATGCCAAGCGTTCAATAAATATTGTATTTTCGTGTTTCTTTGAGTGAATTTCAGTTACTTTAGGGAATTTTTCATGATTTTTAATAATTAAATTTATAAGTTTAGATATAAAAATTACCTTATTATAAATTTCTTGGCAGTGGCATTTTAAAAAATCTTCTTTTATTGAAAGGATATTTGTTTTTATTTTTTCATCTTTTAAGTTTGTTTCATAAAAAAATCCATTGGCAATAGTTTCTAATTTATTGATCAAAATATAAAAATAATTTTTGAGAGAATCTTCTTCCCAAAAAGAAAGGCGGGCACTTAAATCTTCTTTTTTGAGAGGTATTTTATGTCTGACTTTATTTGTTAAGCTTAAAAATAAATTATCTAAATGTTTAAAATTATCTGTATCCTTTTCCATTCTTTCTATTAGCATTAGAGCACGGGTTGCTTTTGTTGTGGAAGAGGGGACTTCATTAATGATATTCAGACATCTTTTTGCATTTAAAATTAAAATTCTTTTTACTTCCTGAGTCAAATAAATACAATTCTGATTAAAGTCTTTTAGCATAAAATAAGATAATAATTGCCTTGCAGTTGGGCTTCCGAGGTAAAAATCAAATTGCGTAATGAGCTCAAGAGCTTTTTTTTCCTCTAAAACCTCATTAAGGGACAACGACTCCACATGGATGAAGTCGATGAAGGGAGCATCTCCTGCTTCAATCAGACAAAGTGACGCTTGAGCTATAAACCTCAGACAATCGGAGTAAGGAGAGAGTTTGATCGCTGGATTTGGTGACATTATTGAATTTTCGTTGTTGACCACGACTGAACTTCCCGTTATAAAGCACCAACTGCGGCAAATTTTTGCGCAAGGTTGGTGTAATTGTTAAGTGACGAATGTTACTAATATTTATTCTACCTTTATTGCTAAGTTGTGTCACCGCTTCTACAGGAACTCCACGCCTTTCGGTTTGGTGGCATAAGTAGTTGTGTTTTTAGATGTTTTTGTGGTTTGCGTTGAGATAACGCCCTTGCTACAGGAATTTATAAAAACAAGGCATACTCGCAGATTGTTGTAAATAACTATACGAATTTATTGTATAAATTTGGTTTTTTTGTTTAGTGGAGATATCATATGAATACTTATTCTGCCAAAGCTTCTGAAATTCAGAAGAAATGGTTTATTGTTGATGCTGAAGGTAAAACACTGGGGCGTCTTGCAACTCAAATCGCGTATGTATTGCGCGGCAAACACAAAGCAACTTTCACCCCACATATGGACATGGGCGACAATGTTATTGTTATTAATGCTGAAAAAGTAACTCTTTCTTCAAACAAAGAGCTCACAAAGCTTTATCATCGCCATACAGGTTTTTTTGGTGGTATTAAAACCCAAACTGCTGCTGAAATCCGCTCTACTCAACCTGAGCGCTTAATTGAGCTTGCGGTCAAGGGAATGCTTCCACACAATCGTTTGGGCAATGAGTGCTACCGCCATCTTAAAGTTTATGCTGGCGCGGCGCATCCACACACTGCTCAAAATCCAGAAGCTTTACCTGAACGTACAATTTCAAAATAATAAGCGATTTAAATGAGGGAGCCAAAAA is a window encoding:
- a CDS encoding segregation and condensation protein A produces the protein MHLKLENFDGPLDLLLHLIKAQELNIFNIPIFTITEQYLSFLKQVPELDFLTAGEYLAMAAQLIEIKANLLIPVLQKNSNLQAESIEEIAEEDPRKLLVEQLLEYEAFKKASEILQTLNANVQDVFPTGEFKRREEEFSQFEHPIKGNPFELIISLERILLKYSNQNTPKVMVRAQKITIQQKMELIKKRLEESEIVTLKNLIADCLSRYELIVVIMAVLELCKANHVNLSQAEMFAEVELTKGYKFYEDTSTLQDVEVQP
- the rplM gene encoding 50S ribosomal protein L13, which encodes MNTYSAKASEIQKKWFIVDAEGKTLGRLATQIAYVLRGKHKATFTPHMDMGDNVIVINAEKVTLSSNKELTKLYHRHTGFFGGIKTQTAAEIRSTQPERLIELAVKGMLPHNRLGNECYRHLKVYAGAAHPHTAQNPEALPERTISK